Within Vicia villosa cultivar HV-30 ecotype Madison, WI linkage group LG1, Vvil1.0, whole genome shotgun sequence, the genomic segment GACGGTGTGTCATGTGTATGATAAGGAGCAAAATTATGTTTCCTTTGATGAAGTTGCGCCTGAAGAATCTGGTTCaattaaatttttgaagaaagTAATGCCTGATTATGCATAACTAGGTCCAACTTCACTTATTCACAACAAATTTTTGATGTATCAAAGTGGGAAAGTATACCATTCATTTTCTTTTAGGAGATCAATATTGTTTAGTATGGTTCCATTTTTTATATCACATATAACAAGAGGAAATTGCTTGAAGCTCTCTTAAAGTTCAGGTTTTAAGGTACAAGGGCAATCCCTGAGCGACATTCGGCGTGTGTTTGCTTTCACGGCGGAGAGCCTCAAATGCAACAAATGTTATGAAGCTACCAAAGGTAGCCTCTACTGGACCGCGATATTAACCAGGGAAACGAACATACTACCGTTAGGTCAAGGTAGACGTTATAGTAATCTCGATCACATTGGAAGAGTATTATATTATGCTTAAACAAATGTAACTGATAAAATATCACGTGGAGTGTGTGGTTTGAACTTAATGCATGAATGAGTTATGACATTTTTGATCCTTTGTTTTTATACATTACTGACATACTAACATTTaagtatttgttttctttttggtCTAAGAAAAGCTCATATTCAATTCAACCATAAATGTTTGCAAACTTCAAAGTGAAGCAATATCCTAAACAATACAGAGAGCCACATGATGTTGTTACTATCTTCTGTAACTGCATAATCTCGAagtttgattaaattaatatttagaacttctgcatagaAGATAGTGGTTTGGTTGATTACCACATGTTAACATCATAATAACTTCTGCATAGACCTTTGATTTATACAACATTTGATGGATTTAGTGCAATGCAACCTAAAGAATTCAAACTATATTTTATGCAATATCAATTAAATAGGGAAAGTAAAAGTGACCTAAAAGCTGCAACTGCAACTCACCCCACCCACCACATGCTAAGTGATTTCTCATTATTCTCTTCAACATTCTAATGCTATCAAAAGAACTTCACCTCATTTTACTCCATGTTTGTAAAAGAAAAAGGTTAAAAGAAACAAGTACAAAGTTGGATATAACCATCTCAAAAGTAAAAGAGGGAATAACTTAAGGCTACTGATAATTTAGAATCTTCAAGAGATATAAAGTGATGTATAGAAAAATAAGCAATCCACATATATAGTATCCTCTGTTGTGTATGTATGTTATACACAAACCTGGTAACACCATAAAACTACAACCTAGTATATACAATGTTTTAGACAAACTAAGGAAGAAATTAACCTTAAACTAAGCTAAAAACACACTATAAACCTAATTAAATCATATAATTGGTGGTGTTGGAGTCTCCCATATATCAAAAACATTCTCTTCACTATGAAGTGCAAAAAGCCTATCACCTCCAATGGAAAAATCACAGATTGACCCACCATAGCTACGTCGAAGTCTCGACGTTAAGACCCATTCAGGGCCACAAAACACCGAAATACAATCATTCATGGACGAGAAAAGCTGTCCACCATGCAAAGCCAATTTAGGGTAACATGGTTCTTCAGGCATCTTCCCTTTCATCAACCTACTTCTCGAACTCCACCTCACACTCGCAGCAGCCGAACTTCTCAAATCCATGAAACCTAACTCCTCAAACTCATTCACCACACAAATTGAATTATTATCCTCCATTGCTATAGCATCTCTCACCCTTTTCTCATCCACAACCAATGTAGAACCTATATCAGACCAACACCAAACCATTTTCTTCTCTCTGAAATCCAAAAGACTAATATAACAGTTATCTTTTCTCGGAAACATCGTTGCAACTAACAAACAGTTACTCCCCTCTAACCATTGAAGTTTATCAGCATCGCCGAGCGACCAACCTAAAGGCtcataaaaaaaatcaacttgTTTACCAGTAACTTGATCCCAAACACCAACACCATATTCATTACTTCTCCCTTTACAACTCGAAAAAATCTTGTAATCAGAACTAAAACTCAAAGCACCAGCAGTGTAACTCTTAACATGATTTTCATGACTCACTTGAAACTTGTACCTAAGCTCACCATTATGTGAACTAAACAAACCCATTCCACCATCACCACGACCAAGTCTTTCACTCACACCTATAACAATATTGTTAGGGTCAACCCAACCAACATCATTGACTCTTTGGTAATCAAGGTTAAGAGGATTGTGTTGATCTAACATCCAATCATAAACATGAACCATGCAACCATGAGCAACACAACAGCCACCATCTGGACCAGCTCGAATCGCTGTTCCATCACCAGGTGCCTGTCCTTGAACAGACCTAGACAACCTTAACCTGTTCCCATCAAATTGACCCCATTTCGCAGACCGAACATGGTCTAGAACACCATAAAACAAAGCTTCTCTGTATAAAAGCTTCTCAGGTACATTCTGTGGAATGTAAAGTTCACCTGTTCGTAACAGATCCAAGATAACAGAGAAGCAATCTGCGTTACGATCGATGAATCTCTCACTTCCATTATCTAACAGATTCCAATTCTCATCCAACATTGCACCCAACATGGAATTCCTCCCAGCATTTGCAAGTGTTGTTGCTGTCGTTTCAAATACTCTGCCTCCAACATTGAATTTCACCCTATCGTTTTTCACCGccatgatttctttcaaatttcgAAACTTTTTCAGAAACCCAGATGGGGACTGAGCTCAAATCAACGAATTGAATCAATTAGTCGAATAAAAACACGGTTTCGGAAATAATGAGGTTGTCGTTAAAACCGAACATTGATGTACATTGAAGGGAACACTTtaatagaaaagaaaaaggtgtgtATAGTGAAATTGTGGGATTtggtgaaagaaagagaaagaataaaATTTTGTTGGAGCGGTTGGAATTCAAACCCGAATTGACTCAGTTTCATgatctcttctttcttcttctcccTTTTAATATTACTCTGTTTTTTTTATCTCTCTGtctctgtttttttttaattaaaaaaaaataaaagaaaaagaaaaaagaagaagaattttCCACGTCATTGGGTTAATTGATTTTCATTGGGCTCGAGATTTAATGTTATAATGTATCTTTtgtcattaaataaaataattgatgtGGGGTCCATCGGATCTAACGGTTGTAATGAAATGAGCTTAGGGTGAGTGCGGTTGCATTGGATAATTAcctatttgaagaatgtatttaAAGGTGGCTGTCTCGTTAGTTAGTTGTTCACACGAAGTCAGCTTTGCGCGGTCTTCATCGTAAAGAAACCGCGTCATCAtaattagaaattgatttatttcatttatttattttggaataaaattattttattaattgaaataagataattgagatttttgaagtaaTCTTTTTTTGACTCAAGAAACAAGGTTTTATTAATATCCTATTTAGTTTGAAATTTCCAATTTAtccaaattttcttttttaaaaataattattatttaaaagtaCTAATacaaatttttcttattttactataattatttaataaataatattgatTTATCATCAAACTTAAATGcaattcatctttttatttttatgaattctATTCAAATCGGATGACTAGAGTATATACATGTTAGttgatttaaacaaaaataaaataaaatatatgtaaaaaaatataagtttaatATTTAACgacaatatttatatatatatatatatatatatttattattaatataaataaattgtcATCATTTCTTAAGAAAATTAATTTCTTACGAAATAATTAAGGtgtttttgaattattttgaatagttttattttctataaaaatatttagactttcttttttaataaatatataagttatttattgtaaaaaattatatttttggtttataaaaaaaggaattatcaatataatttaatttttgaagaattttattaaaatgtatttttgaaaatataaaaaaatgtaattattttaaatctaaaaataaactcTATAGCTTAAAGTTTATAGctgtgtatttaaaaaaaattaatatatatttatatataattttataaatacagtacatttaattaattaatttgttagTTATCTATCAACCATTAAATTGTAAATTATAAATACTAAATTTATCCATTAAAAACTAATAACTTATAATAATTCATTTTGttgaaaaaagaaaagcaaaatagAGAcgtaaaaatatatacatacaaACCAAGCGGTTGAGCTCCATTGGCAAGGAGTCCCGTCCAAGGACGTACTCGGGGAATACCGAGTTCTGTTCCCAGGCGGAACAATCTTGTTTGGCCAGTGTGCATGCCTCTCCGCACGAGCCGGATTATTTTTACCattaaaaagaagtttttcatactaattacaCCATAATAATTCATAATACTACATATACATCAAATGCTTTTCTAAAATGAGTAAGAGAAAAATCAGAGAATAAAGTTGAAATGTTAATAGCTATTTGGTTTGGCTACTTTATTACTCGTTACATGTCAATTTTGTtgtttagtttattattattacgttttctttattttctttcttttccaatcgaAATACTTTTCATGTTACTAGTCAAGTTAGAGGAAATTCCACTATCATTTGTGTGACATTTGACTGTGCCAATTTTCATCTAATAGTAttgaataaaagaataaaaaaatgcaCACTAGAGTGTCTTTCCTTAAGAAGAAATCAATGGTTATCTTTAACTTAAGATAGATAGTATTAGAGGATAGATAAACACAAAAAATAAGTTACGTGTAGCTTTTATCAAGTAGATTTTGACTTTTCTATTTTGTCTTTTCATGACATGATAAGTTTCAAATTACATAGTACTATTTTGGTTgtagtagaagtttctttttccAGTTTGTGCTAAAACAAATCAATAAAAACTCATACTATGTGCCCACTGATTATAGTATTAATAAAGGAGCAATTTATTACTTACTCATAAAAATGGAGCAAAATATTTGAAGTATGGAAAGTCTATTTCGACCTTGGTTGTATTGGTTTGAGTGAGTGAGTGACCCACCACCGGTTTAACTCCAAGTAGCGGGCCGTGGACGGCAAAAAATCTTCACATTACAAAGCAGCACAACTTTCCTACTTGACACTAATTTATTATACTTGTATCGTTAATTTATTGCACATTTCTTTAGAATTGCTAGTGCCGTTGAAATACTTAATATAGCTATTTTTATACCGGTCATTTTTATAGGAGACACTTcatctttttaaatttattaaataattaatgtatctaataGTAAGTATTATTgattaaatacattaattatttaataaatttaaaatagtaaaatgTTTCTTATAAAAATGACcggaaaaaataatttatacCATTCCAATACTATTCCAAAACAGTTTTTATATGTATTGAATAAACTTTAAACAATTGTGTTGTTTATAATAGTGATCAGAGGTATAAAATAAAACACCCCGTTAACAAAATAACATAATGattagttttgatttttgtttgtcctCGTACCTATCATGTCCTTCAAGTTTAGATTAGCGACGTGTCAACCAAACTTTCTCTCtttgaattttcatttttaattttatttatatatctacTCTTCTAATCTCATTTGTTGATTATGAATGTGAAGATGATATTATCAAGAGTGAATTCAATTCTTCCTCTTATTTGAGATAAATGAGCTTCTTTTGAGGATATAGGTTAGGTTTTCATCTAAAGTTCAAAAGAAATGTCATTGTGGACTTGGGATATCTTTTATATCTTGTGTAAGGATTAACTTGAATTAACCTTTCATTTGTACATTTGTTTGTTACTTATAACTTAACTTTTATGGTCCAATATATGATTTTAAGTGGTTAAGGGTGCAGTGGATTCTGCCTAAAAAGCTTAGgattatttttgagttttttcatTCCTCAGAGCATTTTCAATGATACAATTTAATTTTGGGTTTTTTTGTAAAAGCCATTAAACTACACTTAAAGTAATTCATTCCATTTTCTCTTTAATAGTACAGTTCTAAACAACCTATATTAGGTCTCACAATTTTAtctcatatattaatattttatttatattatattttattttaaattaaaatattaatttaaattgtttaaatcaATATTAatgtgaaataaaataaataaataaatctaattaaacttaaattctataataattaaagtaaaaattatttttaaattgttaaaagtaaaattaacatttttataatttaaattgtttataaaatgaattttatatAGAAGTTATGTATAAGCAtataaattgttaaaaaaaattgaaaaaaagaaagaaaagaaagcagCTTAACAttgttatattaatattaatttattattatgatAAGTTGACCAGCGTTGGCCAACTCCACTAGTTTCAAAAATGAAAATAACATTTGTCAGcttgaaaaattaataaaaatttgtaaTTAGAGTTACTCttaataatttgattttgttATAATTTGACATGTTGACCTTCTGGTCGATgtataaagaaaaatatttgtatGAATAGTAAAAAAAACATGAAAGAGATGGATGATAAAgagtattttttttacttttaatttattttgagttaaatatgtttttgtctcttaaatattttatatttttaaaaaaaattcttcaaagaatgatattcataaaatttaaatttgttattCAAACTTTTGGTCATTCATGTAATCTAGTATCGGTTTTTACAACTCAGTGACATAATTATCGACGATTTTAGTGACATTTTACTATTTAACGGCTTAATTTGAGACTGTTTTAATATGAAGGATAAAAAATATAGATGGAAAATTTTAGGAGGATCATTCtttaaatgaattttttataaaaactaaaagtaaaacataaaatatttaagaagatcaaaaatatatttattcctttatttttttaatagatgtcGCATGTCTGAATCAATAATGCACTAAAAATTCTAACCTGCTTCGGAGGTCTTCAATGATTTTTGGTGTTGCTTgggttttctttttatttagaaattttttttatagacctcccaaccttctagcccacctctggtgaaaaatccaaactacccctgacttcgaaaatgcatttccgaaatgcaagaaaaagatgttttcggagatgcatctccgaaaacgccttttttttcttttcaaaatttgtcttatttcggaagttcatttccgtaaacagcatttcggaagttcatttccgaaatactgggcgttttgcagattaagcaaaacagccccctcccccattcatttaaccCTAATCCTATTCTAAACTCAACCTCTCTTCAAAATTTATgcaaaaagcaagtgtgaagtatcagAGATTGCCAACATCTTCTTCCTATCTCAATCTAAATCATCCCAAACTCTATTAGTGGTAGGTTTAgtgcatttttttcaatttttagatccattattatatctctattagggttgtttaggttgtttagatCCATTAGTCAAACTCTAaactgctatttaggttgtttagaatgaataaaattagttatgttttaggattttggggtctgccattggaggttgcagagaagttcttcacaggggtgtttcggaagttcatttctgaaaacacctccattcccagtttcagaaatgaacttcccaattgtatcagaagtgtaattttttttagttctttatgttgtctcgcatattaatcgatttcaattgttttcaggaacatgtcagacaacctagcacgcatcagacagggtagagagacccagactgcgtcggctagacgcgagcgggcggcgcagctggcgtcgacacggggataggggcagggccggggacgacgtgtgcgagttcccgtggagatggacgagggtacctctacatctggatcgaggagtcgtctggctcgggtatcttcttcccgccagaaAGAGGAGGAGGAGGCGGAGGTACCGGAGGTGGCAGtatcataccacgaggcggaggatgtaccggatgttgaccctccactcggggaggaggatgagcaggagaaGGGCttcccgggagggcccagtgacacttcagtgctgatatcctaccgcgatcacgtcgctcggcggatctgggagggagaggtattttttataatttgcccgactacattatttaaccgtttataatttagacgtttattcaatattttattaaccgtctatttaacatacttttttatttgtttttttgtaacaggagagagagccgttgaaaatggtgaaccatgcccgaaagattttcagtctgtttaaaccgactgccgagtggtttaacgacgctgtgagaggttcagggctcagtgggctctgcatgaaggggtacaccaccatcagccacggcatgcagggggcttttgtggagcggtggcacaaggagacgtcttctttccactttccggttggggagatgacgatcaccttgcatgatgtgcagtgtcttctccacctgccgatcagggggccactattgacccactcccggatccagagggtcgaagccactgagtggatggcgctctatttgggtatggagcccgaagttgctgactttgagtgcgccacgacatctgggcctcatatccggttcaccacactgagtcgctacttcgagcaccacctggtggcggcgacGAGGctgaggatgcgggtgacgagctatttacacattatcaccgtggctgcgctctccggtgctggtacatgcatgtggtaggcgctgcgatctttgtggacaagagtgcgaggtacgtcgacgtgacctacctccgctacttcatggactacactcagattgtcccctttgacggcatatctctatattttggctggttggcatgcgggactaccatcatggtccggtatctccttgagcggtgcatgcggcagttcggatttgtgcagatgatacccaggtcaccctttgaggctgctcccgacacagtgaccagagtgcagctcactgccatgtttgaggattgggagcatcatgtggtaccggaggagtatcgtcgcatgcgggtcacccaggactggcacagtgtggaggggtacgtcacatggttctatggggtgtcacatcctctgttgacacccgacgctcccggcgctcctaggccagcacacgaggagatcttggagaaccagcaggccgaggatgaccacgccattgatctcctgccgatctgccagcggatagagatgcttgggcgggacgcgttggatcgaggtgtcgttcatcagggcggtccagaggcagtcgtcgtgatggagatgatcgtcactgatgtgggtcgtgcggcggcatacaggcggcagaggagggcccagggtgagagggttaggcatacccagtagtggtcgagttttttttgttttgttttcggattgtatctttcgtacactattattatttggatttggatcggatcggtttgtatatatcactattcttatcatattagtatattagtattttctgtttatatatcgcttattttatttgccgtctttctttaattaaaaatacgaggctgtttccaaaatcattaaaaaaaacacagtttctgcataattcggaagttcatttccgaaaccctccaaaatctgaaaaaaaaaaaaggtgttttcggaagttcatctccgaaaacaccccccatttggtgttttcggagatgaacttccgaagtctgagaaaatttaaaaaaaaaaatacttcggaagttcatttccgaagcaggggtaaactggggttttagctgggggtgacccccagagggaggtgggtaaagaaaaaacctttatTTATTGATGGTGAGCCTGGCGATTTAAAGTATGGGTGTTTATGGGTGTGGGTCGACCCATAAATTATCCGAACTCATTTATTTACGGGTATACCCAATCCAACCCGCAACAACTCATATAGTTTTGGTTCGGGTATCAGGGTTTGAGCTTTGCAACCCGTTGACCCAACTCATTGATGTTACATtagtaatttctttttttttattattttaaatagaaatataaattattatctcagtttaaccataattttttcaaaaaaactttatTTTCCGCCAATAATACTACTAAATCAATAAATTTACGTAATTCTAAGACTAAatgttgtttcttattttcttttgtattatttcCAACTTAtggattttataaaaataatgtgacttgtggaattttatactattatgtagtattatgTCATGTCTATgaatattattagatattatatgatgtgcttcatccattttgtgtgttagaaatgaatataaatgtattgaattgtgtaacaatatttttaaattgaaaaaaattattattttttaaatttgaaacacAACCGACGAACCCAACCCAACCCATAAATAAACAGGTCAATTCGGATTGGTTTTGATAATGAAATTGTGGGTTGGACGACGAACCCAACCCATTCAAATTTCAATGGGTTGGGTAACGGATTAGGTCAAACATAGTCCAACCCAACACGTACACCCTAATTTAAAGTAAACTCTAGCTAAATTTCTATTGTGTGTTGCTTCGTGTATAAcaggtgtttttatggaatttttatattttttggtgctctctaactattttttttacatgtttgattttttttttacttttatctattatattgttattttatttcatttaacacTTTTTGTCTCAAGTTTGACTCTGATCTTATGTATgctgttagtttttttttctttttctcatatatattattttgtcatTCAAAAAAGAAAGATGACGTTTAAACTAAAGTATTCTAAAATTTTATgatatcattttaataaaaaatttaaattgatttaaatgattttttaaatattttataacacaaataaattctttaaattaatgaaattatttatgtttattttttaattaataataaaataaattaatttaatatatattaagaTAATATTAGTTTCTAATACAATCTTATTTTAAAGTAatagaatataaagaaaaaactaattattgtatttatatttttaaagacTTAAAACGATTGTTTTGGTATACTGATTTCAGTTGgttagtttaaaatatatttttaatttttaattttcatacaTTTCTTACAGAAAAGTAATATTTTTAGATTTGATAGATTGCTTTTTTCTTCATTGAAAACTATATATTTATCAAATGTGAaaactttaaaatttaaattaaaacattaaaaaaacttaacttaaattaaaaaatgtatttacACTTTAAAGACAAAACCCTTGTTTGTTTTAAATGTTAATGAGCTTCTGAGAATGAGAATAAATATGACATATGGGGTGTGGACCTTACCTTTGATAATTGATAGCATGACAATAAGATTTCAGACCATATATTGCTATACAGTTCAATCTCTGACAATGTTTATTGGCTGCTATATATGAATAGGATGGTCACTATCTTCTTTTCCATTTTAACTTTTCAGATAAGGGAGAGAGGAACATAGGTGTAAGATTAGTTGAAGAATTCAAAAACTTCATAAATACATAACATAATTAGATAAGCATTTTATTACTTAAACTCAAAGATATATTTAATtgattgtcttcttcatcttatcTTACTTTTGGTGGGTATAGCTTAACATTTCATGAGCAAGTCACAACTGTCATACACCATACATTTGTCTAGTAAGTGTCATTCATAAT encodes:
- the LOC131627391 gene encoding BTB/POZ domain-containing protein At2g24240; translation: MAVKNDRVKFNVGGRVFETTATTLANAGRNSMLGAMLDENWNLLDNGSERFIDRNADCFSVILDLLRTGELYIPQNVPEKLLYREALFYGVLDHVRSAKWGQFDGNRLRLSRSVQGQAPGDGTAIRAGPDGGCCVAHGCMVHVYDWMLDQHNPLNLDYQRVNDVGWVDPNNIVIGVSERLGRGDGGMGLFSSHNGELRYKFQVSHENHVKSYTAGALSFSSDYKIFSSCKGRSNEYGVGVWDQVTGKQVDFFYEPLGWSLGDADKLQWLEGSNCLLVATMFPRKDNCYISLLDFREKKMVWCWSDIGSTLVVDEKRVRDAIAMEDNNSICVVNEFEELGFMDLRSSAAASVRWSSRSRLMKGKMPEEPCYPKLALHGGQLFSSMNDCISVFCGPEWVLTSRLRRSYGGSICDFSIGGDRLFALHSEENVFDIWETPTPPII